The following coding sequences are from one Gossypium raimondii isolate GPD5lz chromosome 4, ASM2569854v1, whole genome shotgun sequence window:
- the LOC105779953 gene encoding polyadenylate-binding protein-interacting protein 3 isoform X2 — MNMQQVVFPKSSANGFGRQRGDREVGARLENKMQLGKSNQGRIQTTGALAVGKTVGNESFSRDRLVYLTTCLIGHPVEVHVKSGSIYTGIFHATDAENDFGIILKMARLIKDGTLCGYKATTEFVSKAPSKILIIPDKELVQIIAKDVAVTRDGFASEPQNEKHQEILIDSAISQSRHVEVERELEPWVPDEDDLQCPELENIFDGPWNRNWDQFETNQKLFGVKSTFNEELYTTKLERGPQTRELEKEAMRIAREIEGEDTQDLHLAEERGVDLHDDFDIDEEMRYSSVYRGRGVDDSGYEEEEDILLDSHNIETFGDSYDSLSRSTDGVRMPSSSSLVDDAPSSQAAISEDLNCSRPNDQARQLASELPSKSFSVSDSESRIRDKLLGEHGGSSDGNEFPEKQSPSEDLQLSKSVDSGSLLNDKIDGSDKARRSANPTNSSSNALSKVSEKPNSSGKLSEGPASSKATGEMHSANSHGQPDSSTSSNSDYVGTVSASGGFGLSPSSSMGSLSSEKSTLNPHAKEFKLNPNAKSFTPSQTPVRPLSPVSDGSFYYQTQMSPLPHMHMPVSFGIGPSFPGHQPVIFNPQVAPIQSPQAYFHPNGPQMVLGQRQVMYYQPEMQYKGRDY, encoded by the exons ATGAATATGCAACAAGTTGTGTTTCCAAAATCTTCTGCTAATGGATTTGGCCGTCAAAGAGGTGATAGAGAGGTTGGGGCTAGGTTGGAGAATAAGATGCAGCTGGGAAAATCCAATCAAGGCAGAATACAAACTACAG GTGCACTGGCTGTTGGGAAGACTGTAGGTAATGAGAGTTTTTCCCGTGATCGGTTAGTTTATCTGACAACATGTCTTATTGGGCATCCGGTGGAAGTCCATGTGAAAAGCGGATCAATTTACACTGGAATATTTCATGCAACTGATGCagaaaatgattttg GAATCATCTTGAAAATGGCTCGCTTGATAAAAGATGGTACTTTGTGTGGTTACAAGGCTACTAcagagtttgttagcaaggcacCCTCAAAGATTTTAATTATACCTGACAAAGAACTTGTGCAAATTATAGCAAAG GATGTGGCTGTAACCAGGGATGGATTTGCAAGTGAGccccaaaatgaaaaacatCAGGAGATTTTGATAGATTCTGCAATATCACAGTCCCGACATGTTGAGGTTGAGAGGGAATTGGAGCCCTGGGTTCCTGACGAAGATGATCTGCAGTGTCCTGagctagaaaatatttttgatggACCATGGAATAG GAACTGGGATCAGtttgaaaccaatcaaaaaCTATTTGGTGTAAAAAGTACTTTCAATGAGGAACTTTACACGACAAAACTTGAGAGAGGTCCTCAGACGAGGGAATTGGAGAAGGAAGCAATGAGAATAGCAAGAGAGATCGAGGGTGAGGACACCCAAGACCTTCATTTAGCTGAG gAGAGAGGCGTTGATCTTCATGATGATTTTGATATCGATGAGGAGATGAGATATTCGTCGGTCTACAGGGGTAGAGGGGTTGATGATAGTGGTTATGAAGAAGAAGAGGACATTTTGTTGGATTCCCACAATATTGAGACATTTGGAGATTCATATGATTCTCTTAGTAGAAGCACTGATGGAGTTCGAATGCCATCAAGCTCTTCCTTAGTG gATGATGCACCATCTTCCCAGGCAGCCATTAGTGAAGATTTGAATTGCTCTCGACCTAATGATCAGGCGAGACAGTTGGCATCTGAACTCCCTTCTAAAAGTTTCTCTGTATCTGACAGTGAAAGCAg GATCCGAGACAAGTTGCTTGGTGAACATGGTGGAAGCAGTGATGGTAATGAGTTTCCAGAAAAGCAGTCT CCATCTGAGGACTTGCAATTGTCAAAATCTGTTG ATTCTGGGTCATTATTGAATGACAAAATTGATGGGTCTGATAAAGCTAGACGATCTGCAAATCCTACTAATTCATCATCTAATGCTTTGTCAAAGGTTAGTGAAAAGCCAAATTCTTCAGGTAAGCTCTCGGAAGGTCCAGCTTCTAGCAAAGCAACTGGTGAGATGCATTCTGCAAATTCCCATGGACAACCTGATAGTTCTACATCATCAAATTCAGATTATGTTGGTACTGTCTCAGCATCTGGTGGCTTTGGCTTATCACCGAGTTCATCGATGGGTTCATTGTCCTCTGAGAAGTCAACACTGAATCCCCACGCAAAG GAATTCAAACTCAACCCTAATGCAAAGAGTTTCACACCATCTCAGACACCTGTCAGGCCTCTATCCCCAGTGTCTGATGGTTCTTTCTACTATCAGACACAAATGTCTCCTTTACCACATATGCACATGCCTGTTAGTTTTGGG ATTGGGCCCTCCTTTCCTGGGCACCAACCTGTTATATTCAACCCACAAGTGGCACCAATACAATCACCGCAAGCATATTTTCATCCAAATGGACCTCAG ATGGTACTTGGGCAACGGCAAGTGATGTATTACCAACCT GAAATGCAATACAAAGGACGGGATTATTAA
- the LOC105779953 gene encoding polyadenylate-binding protein-interacting protein 3 isoform X1, with protein MNMQQVVFPKSSANGFGRQRGDREVGARLENKMQLGKSNQGRIQTTGALAVGKTVGNESFSRDRLVYLTTCLIGHPVEVHVKSGSIYTGIFHATDAENDFGIILKMARLIKDGTLCGYKATTEFVSKAPSKILIIPDKELVQIIAKDVAVTRDGFASEPQNEKHQEILIDSAISQSRHVEVERELEPWVPDEDDLQCPELENIFDGPWNRNWDQFETNQKLFGVKSTFNEELYTTKLERGPQTRELEKEAMRIAREIEGEDTQDLHLAEERGVDLHDDFDIDEEMRYSSVYRGRGVDDSGYEEEEDILLDSHNIETFGDSYDSLSRSTDGVRMPSSSSLVDDAPSSQAAISEDLNCSRPNDQARQLASELPSKSFSVSDSESRIRDKLLGEHGGSSDGNEFPEKQSPSEDLQLSKSVDSGSLLNDKIDGSDKARRSANPTNSSSNALSKVSEKPNSSGKLSEGPASSKATGEMHSANSHGQPDSSTSSNSDYVGTVSASGGFGLSPSSSMGSLSSEKSTLNPHAKEFKLNPNAKSFTPSQTPVRPLSPVSDGSFYYQTQMSPLPHMHMPVSFGIGPSFPGHQPVIFNPQVAPIQSPQAYFHPNGPQYGQQMVLGQRQVMYYQPEMQYKGRDY; from the exons ATGAATATGCAACAAGTTGTGTTTCCAAAATCTTCTGCTAATGGATTTGGCCGTCAAAGAGGTGATAGAGAGGTTGGGGCTAGGTTGGAGAATAAGATGCAGCTGGGAAAATCCAATCAAGGCAGAATACAAACTACAG GTGCACTGGCTGTTGGGAAGACTGTAGGTAATGAGAGTTTTTCCCGTGATCGGTTAGTTTATCTGACAACATGTCTTATTGGGCATCCGGTGGAAGTCCATGTGAAAAGCGGATCAATTTACACTGGAATATTTCATGCAACTGATGCagaaaatgattttg GAATCATCTTGAAAATGGCTCGCTTGATAAAAGATGGTACTTTGTGTGGTTACAAGGCTACTAcagagtttgttagcaaggcacCCTCAAAGATTTTAATTATACCTGACAAAGAACTTGTGCAAATTATAGCAAAG GATGTGGCTGTAACCAGGGATGGATTTGCAAGTGAGccccaaaatgaaaaacatCAGGAGATTTTGATAGATTCTGCAATATCACAGTCCCGACATGTTGAGGTTGAGAGGGAATTGGAGCCCTGGGTTCCTGACGAAGATGATCTGCAGTGTCCTGagctagaaaatatttttgatggACCATGGAATAG GAACTGGGATCAGtttgaaaccaatcaaaaaCTATTTGGTGTAAAAAGTACTTTCAATGAGGAACTTTACACGACAAAACTTGAGAGAGGTCCTCAGACGAGGGAATTGGAGAAGGAAGCAATGAGAATAGCAAGAGAGATCGAGGGTGAGGACACCCAAGACCTTCATTTAGCTGAG gAGAGAGGCGTTGATCTTCATGATGATTTTGATATCGATGAGGAGATGAGATATTCGTCGGTCTACAGGGGTAGAGGGGTTGATGATAGTGGTTATGAAGAAGAAGAGGACATTTTGTTGGATTCCCACAATATTGAGACATTTGGAGATTCATATGATTCTCTTAGTAGAAGCACTGATGGAGTTCGAATGCCATCAAGCTCTTCCTTAGTG gATGATGCACCATCTTCCCAGGCAGCCATTAGTGAAGATTTGAATTGCTCTCGACCTAATGATCAGGCGAGACAGTTGGCATCTGAACTCCCTTCTAAAAGTTTCTCTGTATCTGACAGTGAAAGCAg GATCCGAGACAAGTTGCTTGGTGAACATGGTGGAAGCAGTGATGGTAATGAGTTTCCAGAAAAGCAGTCT CCATCTGAGGACTTGCAATTGTCAAAATCTGTTG ATTCTGGGTCATTATTGAATGACAAAATTGATGGGTCTGATAAAGCTAGACGATCTGCAAATCCTACTAATTCATCATCTAATGCTTTGTCAAAGGTTAGTGAAAAGCCAAATTCTTCAGGTAAGCTCTCGGAAGGTCCAGCTTCTAGCAAAGCAACTGGTGAGATGCATTCTGCAAATTCCCATGGACAACCTGATAGTTCTACATCATCAAATTCAGATTATGTTGGTACTGTCTCAGCATCTGGTGGCTTTGGCTTATCACCGAGTTCATCGATGGGTTCATTGTCCTCTGAGAAGTCAACACTGAATCCCCACGCAAAG GAATTCAAACTCAACCCTAATGCAAAGAGTTTCACACCATCTCAGACACCTGTCAGGCCTCTATCCCCAGTGTCTGATGGTTCTTTCTACTATCAGACACAAATGTCTCCTTTACCACATATGCACATGCCTGTTAGTTTTGGG ATTGGGCCCTCCTTTCCTGGGCACCAACCTGTTATATTCAACCCACAAGTGGCACCAATACAATCACCGCAAGCATATTTTCATCCAAATGGACCTCAG TATGGGCAGCAGATGGTACTTGGGCAACGGCAAGTGATGTATTACCAACCT GAAATGCAATACAAAGGACGGGATTATTAA
- the LOC105779263 gene encoding uncharacterized protein LOC105779263: protein MATAIITTTSLLLTCSALLLGFLPTTAHARPFPTEHSVDKFMEMIIRKNIWISTSTETAMEITGNDDGDDKGKVVPSPPVTAYSLPSQKLETPCGVGSTCNGLISMVTNFGKTTKSPPSPNPAPSKHQGTIEQPIHQSSLAPDFEFKSVAAARSPPNPAPSKGQGIIEQPIQQRSHDFQLASF, encoded by the exons ATGGCTACTGCAATTATCACGACTACTTCTCTTCTTCTTACTTGTTCAGCGCTTCTTCTGGGTTTTCTTCCAACAACTGCTCATGCTAGACCCTTTCCAACAG aACATTCAGTTGACAAGTTCATGGAGATGATAATACGGAAGAATATTTGGATAAGTACTTCAACTGAAACCGCCATGGAAATAACCGGGAATGATGACGGTGATGACAAAGGAAAGGTGGTTCCATCGCCACCAGTGACAGCCTATTCTCTTCCATCTCAAAAGCTAGAAACACCATGTGGTGTGGGAAGTACATGcaatggtttaatttccatgGTTACTAACTTCGGAAAGACCACAAAATCACCGCCATCTCCAAATCCAGCACCATCAAAACATCAAGGAACGATTGAGCAGCCGATACACCAAAGTTCGTTGGCTCCagattttgagtttaaatccgTGGCTGCTGCACGATCACCACCTAATCCAGCACCCTCCAAAGGTCAAGGAATAATCGAGCAACCAATACAACAAAGATCTCATGATTTTCAACTGGCTTCATTTTGA
- the LOC128040514 gene encoding uncharacterized protein LOC128040514, protein MATENTLVQPAIPKFDGHYDHWAMLIENFLRSKEYWSLVETEISVAPNKYQGSTRVKRAQLQVLRKEFDTLHMKVGETVNDYFARTLTIANKMKANAKNKSDKEVVEKILRSMTTKFNYVVCSIDEAQDTNNLSIDELQSSLLVHEQMIIIPEEEQVLKVTYGESSTRGRGRGGYRGRGHFQWECQSKESNHTENSEEMLLMVWVGQLESDNWFLDSGCSNHMCNRKEYFTDFNKQFADNVKLENDATLVVKEKGLVVLIQHNNYKAYHPDRGVIVMSLNRMFKIATLSLPSGTTCFNTITEDVGQLWNCRNAHLSFNGLNTL, encoded by the exons ATGGCAACAGAAAATACGCTCGTGCAACCTGCAATTCCTAAGTTCGATGGTCACTATGATCATTGGGCAATGTTGATAGAGAATTTTCTACGTTCAAAAGAGTACTGGAGTTTGGTGGAAACTGAAATTTCAGTTGCACCT AATAAATATCAAGGTTCGACGAGGGTTAAGCGAGCTCAATTACAGGTATTGAGAAAGGAATTTGATACACTTCACATGAAGGTTGGTGAAACTGTGAATGATTATTTTGCACGTACACTTACTATTGCGAACAAAATGAAAGCTAATGCTAAAAACAAAAGTGACAAAGAAGTTGTGGAAAAAATATTGCGATCCATGACAACGAAATTCAATTATGTGGTTTGTTCTATTGATGAGGCACAAGACACTAACAACCTGTCCATAGATGAATTACAAAGTAGTTTGCTAGTGCACGAGCAAATGATAATTATCCCAGAGGAGGAACAAGTTTTGAAGGTGACATATGGGGAATCTTCTACTCGAGGACGAGGTCGTGGTGGCTATCGAGGACGAG GGCACTTCCAGTGGGAATGTCAGAGCAAAGAAAGCAATCATACAGAGAATTCTGAAGAAATGCTACTCATGGTATGGGTTGGTCAACTCGAGAGTGACAATTGGTTTTTAGACTCCGGTTGCAGCAATCACATGTGTAATAGAAAAGAATATTTTACAGACTTCAATAAGCAATTTGCAGACAATGTGAAGCTAGAAAATGATGCTACCTTGGTGGTGAAAG AGAAGGGCTTAGTTGTGCTTATTCAACACAACAACTACAAGGCTTATCATCCTGATAGGGGTGTTATCGTGATGTCTTTAAATCGCATGTTCAAGATTGCAACATTGTCTCTACCATCTGGTACAACTTGCTTCAATACAATAACTGAAGATGTTGGTCAATTATGGAATTGCCGCAATGCTCATCTGAGTTTCAATGGACTCAACACTTTATAG